In the genome of Noviherbaspirillum sp. L7-7A, one region contains:
- a CDS encoding LysR family transcriptional regulator, which produces MLGDDFQYFLALAATGTITGTAEHLGISQPALSKAMQRLERKVGARLVTRSARGIELTEAGKAFHARLQAASRDMEDAVQEARNLGGNDAGLLRMGVTPATTDFTLQALLPALTVERPAASIAFTTAFSNAMMEKVSRRDVELAVCPVPERLDAALECETLYEDPCSLMMQSSHPLARKETISLDDITRYPWAATGQHEFTRLQVRSAFARRGLSLPRIVVEADTLNALILVVARTGLISMINTRNVQAGGLPGNVVVRPLALSGMDRRIGILRRAGYLSPIAQRAVELLRAETAPKEIAAPSDDAA; this is translated from the coding sequence ATGCTCGGTGATGATTTTCAGTATTTCCTGGCGCTGGCAGCAACCGGCACCATCACCGGCACGGCCGAGCACCTGGGCATTTCCCAACCCGCGCTGAGCAAGGCCATGCAGCGGCTGGAGCGCAAGGTCGGCGCCAGGCTGGTGACCCGCAGCGCGCGCGGCATCGAGCTGACCGAGGCTGGAAAGGCATTTCATGCCCGCCTGCAGGCAGCCAGCCGCGACATGGAAGATGCCGTGCAGGAAGCGCGCAACCTCGGCGGCAACGATGCCGGCCTGCTGCGCATGGGCGTCACGCCCGCCACCACCGACTTCACGCTACAGGCGCTACTGCCGGCGCTTACCGTGGAACGGCCGGCGGCCAGCATCGCCTTCACCACCGCCTTCAGCAACGCCATGATGGAAAAGGTGAGCCGGCGCGATGTCGAACTGGCGGTCTGCCCGGTGCCGGAACGCCTGGATGCCGCGCTGGAATGCGAGACGCTGTATGAAGATCCGTGCAGCCTGATGATGCAGAGCAGCCATCCCCTTGCGCGCAAGGAGACGATCAGCCTGGACGACATCACCCGCTATCCCTGGGCCGCGACCGGTCAGCATGAATTTACCCGGCTGCAGGTGCGCAGCGCCTTCGCAAGGCGCGGCCTGTCGCTGCCGCGCATCGTGGTGGAAGCGGACACGCTCAATGCGCTGATACTCGTGGTGGCGCGCACCGGGCTGATCAGCATGATCAACACCCGCAATGTGCAGGCCGGCGGCCTGCCCGGTAACGTCGTGGTGCGGCCGCTTGCCTTGTCGGGCATGGACCGGCGCATCGGCATCCTGCGCCGCGCCGGCTACCTGTCGCCGATCGCGCAGCGCGCAGTGGAGTTGCTGCGCGCCGAAACGGCGCCAAAAGAAATTGCCGCGCCATCGGATGACGCGGCATGA
- a CDS encoding tripartite tricarboxylate transporter substrate binding protein, whose protein sequence is MSGVAAHAQSYPSKPIRWLVPYPPGGGSDFLARTVGQALSEQVKQPVIIENKAGANTAIAASETARAPADGYTILNADNGTMVFNSALYSKLSYNPEKDLTPVTLIGRFPMILVVGPGSEAKDAKDFIARAKARPGSISYGSAGAGSPHHLAMELLKVAAGVDMQHVAYRGAAPALSDLAGNQIPAMMVDLAAGGGFIKAGKIRPLAVANATRLPQLPDVPTFAELGYKNIEAAALVGVVAPAGLPADVLGTLNRQLVSAVNQPAVKQRLIDFGVEPVANSPQQYADLLKSETVRWHKLIREQKITLD, encoded by the coding sequence ATGTCCGGCGTTGCCGCGCATGCGCAGTCCTATCCGTCCAAGCCGATCCGCTGGCTGGTGCCGTATCCGCCGGGCGGCGGTTCCGACTTCCTGGCGCGCACCGTTGGCCAGGCCCTGTCCGAACAGGTCAAGCAGCCGGTCATCATCGAGAACAAGGCCGGCGCCAATACCGCGATCGCCGCATCGGAGACGGCGCGCGCGCCGGCCGACGGCTACACTATCCTGAATGCCGACAACGGCACCATGGTGTTCAACTCGGCCCTGTATTCCAAGCTCAGCTACAACCCTGAAAAAGACCTGACGCCGGTCACCCTGATTGGCCGCTTCCCGATGATCCTGGTGGTGGGGCCGGGTTCGGAAGCCAAGGACGCGAAGGACTTCATCGCCAGGGCCAAGGCCCGTCCCGGCAGCATCAGCTATGGCTCCGCCGGCGCCGGCAGCCCGCATCACTTGGCGATGGAGCTGCTGAAGGTGGCCGCGGGCGTGGACATGCAGCATGTGGCCTACCGCGGCGCTGCACCCGCGCTGTCTGACCTCGCTGGCAACCAGATTCCCGCGATGATGGTCGACCTGGCTGCCGGCGGCGGCTTCATCAAGGCTGGCAAGATCCGGCCGCTGGCGGTGGCCAATGCCACCCGCCTGCCGCAGCTGCCCGACGTGCCGACCTTCGCCGAACTGGGCTACAAGAATATCGAGGCCGCCGCACTGGTCGGGGTGGTCGCGCCCGCCGGCCTGCCGGCCGATGTGCTGGGCACGCTGAACCGACAGCTAGTGAGCGCGGTGAATCAGCCAGCGGTGAAGCAGCGCCTGATCGACTTCGGCGTCGAGCCGGTAGCAAACAGCCCGCAGCAATATGCCGACTTGCTCAAGAGCGAGACAGTACGCTGGCACAAGCTGATCCGCGAGCAGAAGATCACGCTCGATTAA
- a CDS encoding IclR family transcriptional regulator, translating into MTKKLPQQSEERRRRVQSAEVGMGILKALCRLGGAASLTAVAAEVQESTAKVHRYMASLIQEGMVAQNPATQHYYLGQQAIAIGLAALRQCDPIRLGEPALVRLREQLQVTCFLAVMGNQGPTILRFEEPGLPITINVRAGSVMPLLWSATGQVFLSYLDDAAVSSQAEHELAAAGKAQRALLTGRNPIDALRRRVRRQGCATICGTLLPGISAVAAPVFDYNGHLCAVLTALGASGGFDITPEGGIVAEVMREAASISAVMGYTGAGAAAANA; encoded by the coding sequence GTGACCAAGAAGCTGCCGCAGCAATCCGAAGAGCGCCGCCGCCGGGTGCAATCCGCCGAAGTGGGCATGGGCATACTGAAGGCCCTGTGCCGCCTGGGCGGCGCAGCCAGCCTGACAGCCGTGGCTGCCGAAGTGCAGGAAAGCACGGCCAAGGTGCACCGCTACATGGCCAGCCTGATCCAGGAAGGCATGGTGGCGCAGAACCCGGCCACCCAGCATTACTACCTCGGGCAGCAGGCCATTGCAATCGGCCTGGCCGCATTGCGCCAGTGCGACCCGATCCGCCTCGGCGAACCGGCGCTGGTGCGGCTGCGCGAGCAGTTGCAGGTAACTTGCTTTCTGGCCGTGATGGGCAACCAGGGCCCGACCATACTGCGCTTCGAGGAACCCGGCCTGCCCATCACCATCAATGTGCGCGCCGGCTCGGTGATGCCACTGCTCTGGTCAGCCACCGGTCAGGTCTTCCTGAGCTATCTCGACGATGCCGCCGTCAGCAGCCAGGCAGAACATGAACTGGCCGCCGCCGGCAAGGCCCAGCGCGCGCTGTTGACCGGCAGGAATCCAATCGACGCCTTGCGCCGCCGGGTAAGGCGCCAGGGCTGCGCCACCATTTGCGGCACCCTGCTGCCCGGCATCAGCGCCGTGGCCGCGCCCGTGTTTGACTACAACGGGCATCTGTGCGCGGTGCTGACCGCACTGGGTGCCTCGGGTGGCTTTGACATCACGCCCGAAGGCGGCATCGTCGCCGAGGTGATGCGCGAGGCGGCCAGCATCAGCGCCGTGATGGGCTACACCGGCGCCGGGGCGGCCGCCGCAAACGCCTGA
- a CDS encoding cytochrome P450/oxidoreductase, protein MHTPSSPAGAAGCPIDHQALSPPRSPTGCPVSQQAAQFDPFDDAYQQDPPEYLRWARQQEPVFYSPKLGYWVVSRYDDIKAVFRDNITFSPSIALEKITPTGDEANAVLASYNYAMNRTLVNEDEPAHMARRRVLMEPFTPEALKHHEPLVRRLAREYVDRFIDDGRADLVDQMLWEVPLTIALHFLGVPEEDMDLLRKYSIAHTVNTWGRPRPEEQVAVAHAVGNFWQLAGQILEKMRRDPSGPGWMKYGIRMQADYPDVVTDSYLHSMMMAGIVAAHETTANATANAVKLLLQHPGAWHELCQDPSLIPNAVEECLRHNGSVAAWRRLATKAARIGEVDIPAGAKLLIVMSSANHDERHFTDADMVDIRRDNASDHLTFGYGAHQCMGKNLARMELQIFLEELTKRLPHMRLAEQRFSYVPNTSFRGPEHLWVEWDPQANPERQDPALLQATSPVRIGETSHHVLGRTVRVESVTMVAQDIARLRLAALDGRAMPRWTPGSHIDIECGAPELSRQYSLCGDPADGNALEIAVLRDPESRGGSRWVHANVRPGDLLTIRGPRNHFRFDESAGKVIFIAGGIGITPILVMARRARELGMDYVLHYAGRSRATMAFVNELAALHGKRLHLYCKDEGARLDLPALLDVPQPNTQVYACGPVRMLEALQQACARWPEDALRIEHFHASTSALDPAKEHAFEVELKDSGLTLTVAPEQTLLTALRAANIDVQSDCCEGLCGSCEVRVLSGAVDHRDVVLTRAEREANNKMMACCSRAVGGRIVLEL, encoded by the coding sequence ATGCACACCCCTTCCTCTCCCGCCGGCGCGGCCGGCTGCCCGATCGACCACCAGGCGCTATCACCTCCCCGCTCGCCGACCGGCTGCCCGGTCAGCCAGCAGGCAGCGCAGTTCGACCCCTTCGACGATGCCTATCAGCAGGACCCGCCTGAGTACCTGCGCTGGGCGCGCCAGCAGGAGCCGGTGTTCTACAGCCCGAAGCTAGGCTATTGGGTGGTCAGCCGCTATGACGACATCAAGGCGGTGTTTCGCGACAACATCACCTTCAGCCCTTCCATTGCGCTGGAAAAGATCACGCCCACCGGCGACGAAGCTAATGCGGTGCTGGCGTCCTACAACTATGCAATGAACCGCACCCTGGTCAACGAGGACGAGCCGGCCCACATGGCGCGGCGCCGGGTGCTGATGGAGCCGTTCACGCCGGAAGCGCTGAAGCACCATGAGCCGCTGGTGCGGCGCCTGGCGCGGGAATACGTGGACCGCTTCATAGATGACGGCCGCGCCGACCTGGTCGACCAGATGCTGTGGGAAGTGCCGCTGACCATTGCGCTGCATTTTCTCGGCGTGCCGGAGGAAGACATGGACCTGCTGCGCAAGTACTCGATTGCCCATACGGTCAACACCTGGGGCCGGCCCAGGCCGGAGGAACAGGTGGCAGTGGCCCATGCGGTGGGCAACTTCTGGCAGCTGGCCGGCCAGATCCTGGAAAAGATGCGGCGCGACCCGTCCGGTCCCGGCTGGATGAAATACGGCATCCGCATGCAGGCCGACTACCCTGACGTGGTCACCGATTCGTATCTGCATTCGATGATGATGGCCGGCATCGTGGCCGCCCATGAGACCACCGCGAATGCCACCGCGAATGCGGTCAAGCTGCTGCTGCAGCATCCCGGCGCATGGCACGAGCTGTGCCAGGACCCGAGCCTAATTCCCAACGCGGTGGAGGAATGCCTGCGCCACAACGGGTCGGTGGCCGCATGGCGCCGGCTTGCCACGAAGGCAGCGCGCATTGGCGAAGTCGATATCCCAGCAGGCGCGAAGCTGCTGATCGTGATGTCGTCGGCCAACCATGACGAACGCCACTTCACCGACGCCGACATGGTCGACATCCGCCGCGACAATGCAAGCGACCACCTGACCTTCGGCTATGGCGCCCACCAGTGCATGGGCAAGAACCTGGCGCGCATGGAGCTGCAGATCTTCCTGGAGGAACTCACCAAGCGCCTGCCGCACATGCGCCTGGCCGAGCAGCGGTTTTCCTATGTGCCTAACACCTCGTTTCGCGGGCCGGAGCATTTGTGGGTGGAATGGGACCCGCAGGCCAATCCGGAGCGGCAGGATCCGGCGCTGCTGCAGGCGACTTCGCCGGTGCGCATCGGCGAGACGTCGCACCATGTGCTGGGTCGCACCGTCCGCGTGGAAAGCGTAACCATGGTGGCGCAGGACATCGCCAGGCTGCGCCTGGCAGCGCTCGACGGCCGGGCCATGCCGCGCTGGACGCCGGGCTCGCATATCGACATTGAGTGCGGCGCGCCGGAATTGTCGCGCCAGTATTCGCTGTGCGGCGATCCGGCCGATGGCAACGCCCTGGAAATCGCGGTGCTGCGCGACCCGGAAAGCCGTGGCGGCTCGCGCTGGGTGCATGCGAATGTGCGGCCGGGCGACCTGCTCACGATCCGCGGCCCGCGTAACCATTTCCGCTTCGATGAAAGCGCCGGCAAGGTGATTTTCATCGCCGGTGGCATTGGCATTACGCCGATCCTGGTCATGGCCCGTCGCGCCAGGGAGCTGGGCATGGACTATGTGCTGCATTACGCCGGCAGGTCACGCGCCACCATGGCCTTCGTCAATGAACTGGCCGCGCTGCACGGCAAGCGCCTGCATCTGTACTGCAAGGACGAGGGCGCCCGGCTCGACTTGCCGGCGCTGCTGGACGTGCCGCAGCCAAACACCCAGGTCTATGCCTGCGGCCCGGTGCGCATGCTCGAAGCGCTGCAACAAGCTTGCGCCCGCTGGCCCGAGGATGCACTGCGCATCGAGCATTTCCACGCCAGCACGAGCGCGCTCGACCCGGCTAAGGAGCATGCGTTCGAGGTGGAACTGAAGGATTCCGGTCTGACCCTGACCGTGGCGCCCGAACAGACCCTACTGACGGCGCTGCGCGCGGCCAACATCGACGTGCAGAGCGACTGCTGCGAAGGGCTTTGCGGTTCCTGCGAGGTACGGGTGCTGTCGGGGGCGGTAGACCACCGGGATGTGGTGTTGACCCGCGCCGAGCGCGAGGCGAACAACAAGATGATGGCTTGCTGCAGTCGCGCAGTGGGCGGGAGGATTGTGCTGGAGCTGTAG
- a CDS encoding tripartite tricarboxylate transporter substrate binding protein, translating into MRRQTMLRKLAGATLLAATAAAAYAQDFPARSITIVVPNPPGGLVDTSARLVGDPLAKVIKQSVVIDNRPGGSGNIAYQAVGRAKPDGYTLLASYSAYHTGNPWLMKDLPWAPKDFTPVGLITVATNVITVHPSLPVNSLKELVDYLKKNPGKVNYASQGNGSLSHLGTELFKQQTGTVITHVPYKGSGQAIQDVLAGQVQMFITTPPSVIQHIQSGKLKALAVAGKSRHPGLPNVPTTAEAGVPGFELEAWVALFAPAGTPQPAVDKLTQDVKLALEQPETKARAATQGVEVRYMPPQALGSLVKKELDYWGDVIKKANITLD; encoded by the coding sequence ATGAGGAGACAAACCATGTTACGCAAACTTGCCGGCGCTACCCTGTTGGCTGCCACCGCCGCAGCCGCTTATGCCCAGGACTTCCCGGCCCGGAGCATTACCATCGTGGTGCCCAACCCGCCCGGCGGGCTGGTTGACACCTCCGCGCGCCTGGTCGGCGATCCGCTGGCGAAAGTCATCAAGCAATCCGTGGTGATAGACAACCGTCCGGGCGGCAGCGGCAACATCGCCTACCAGGCCGTGGGGCGCGCCAAGCCGGACGGCTACACTTTGCTAGCTTCCTATTCCGCCTACCACACCGGCAATCCCTGGCTGATGAAAGACCTGCCCTGGGCGCCGAAGGACTTCACACCGGTAGGCCTGATCACGGTGGCAACCAACGTGATCACCGTGCATCCCTCGCTGCCGGTCAACAGTCTGAAGGAATTGGTGGATTACCTGAAGAAGAACCCGGGCAAGGTCAATTATGCGTCGCAGGGCAACGGCTCGCTGTCACACCTGGGCACCGAACTCTTCAAGCAGCAGACCGGCACCGTGATTACGCACGTGCCGTACAAGGGTTCGGGCCAGGCGATCCAGGACGTGCTCGCCGGCCAGGTGCAGATGTTCATCACCACGCCGCCTTCAGTGATCCAACATATCCAGTCGGGCAAGCTCAAGGCCCTGGCCGTGGCCGGCAAGTCGCGCCATCCTGGCCTGCCGAATGTGCCCACCACCGCGGAAGCGGGCGTGCCGGGCTTCGAGCTGGAAGCCTGGGTAGCACTGTTCGCGCCGGCTGGCACGCCGCAGCCCGCGGTCGACAAGCTGACCCAGGACGTCAAGCTGGCGCTGGAGCAGCCCGAGACGAAGGCCCGCGCTGCCACCCAGGGCGTGGAGGTGCGGTACATGCCGCCGCAAGCGCTGGGCAGCCTAGTGAAGAAGGAGCTGGATTACTGGGGAGATGTGATCAAGAAGGCGAATATCACGCTGGATTGA
- a CDS encoding MFS transporter has product MSSVASDIPGRLDRLPWSGWHWRVVMALGIAWVLDGLEVTLIGSIGSVLERPDTLALSAAQVGWTGSIYIAGAVLGALVFGRLTDRLGRKKLFMITLAVYMLATLATAFSTSFLFLSVCRFVTGLGIGGEYAAINSAIDELIPARVRGRVALFINGSFWIGAAMGAALSLVLLDARVLGPALGWRACFVLGAVLALAIVLVRRHVPESPRWLLMHGRAEEAQRIIDDIEAQVERQHGVLLPAAPGLHASGRGTPPLREVFSLLLIDYRMRSLVVLSMMVAQAFVYNAIFFTYALVLTRFFQVPDNRVALYIFPFALGNVLGPFLLGPLFDSLGRRRMISLTYLASGIGLALIGWAFLSDWLSATGLAICWSAVFFIASAAASSAYLTASEVFPLEMRALAISIFYAIGTGTGGFIAPVLFGWLIDSGDRASVAAGYGLGAALAILAGLLAQRHAVHAERKPLEEVARLG; this is encoded by the coding sequence ATGTCATCCGTCGCCAGCGATATTCCGGGCCGGCTGGACCGGCTACCCTGGTCCGGCTGGCACTGGCGCGTGGTGATGGCGCTGGGCATTGCCTGGGTGCTCGATGGTCTCGAAGTCACCCTGATCGGCTCGATCGGCAGCGTGCTGGAACGGCCTGACACGCTGGCGCTCAGCGCGGCGCAGGTCGGCTGGACCGGCTCCATCTATATCGCCGGCGCCGTGCTAGGCGCACTGGTCTTCGGCCGGCTGACCGACAGGCTGGGCCGCAAGAAGCTGTTCATGATCACGCTCGCGGTCTACATGCTGGCCACGCTGGCCACCGCGTTTTCCACCAGTTTCCTATTCCTTTCTGTCTGCCGCTTCGTCACCGGCCTGGGCATAGGCGGCGAGTATGCCGCCATCAATTCCGCGATCGACGAACTGATCCCGGCGCGGGTGCGCGGCCGGGTGGCGCTGTTCATCAACGGCAGCTTCTGGATCGGCGCCGCAATGGGTGCCGCACTGAGTCTGGTGTTGCTTGACGCGCGCGTACTCGGGCCGGCGTTGGGCTGGCGCGCCTGCTTCGTGCTTGGCGCAGTGCTGGCGCTGGCCATTGTGTTGGTCCGGCGCCATGTTCCGGAAAGCCCGCGCTGGCTCTTAATGCATGGCCGGGCGGAGGAAGCGCAGCGCATTATCGACGATATTGAAGCGCAGGTGGAACGCCAGCACGGCGTGCTGCTGCCAGCCGCGCCCGGCCTGCATGCCAGCGGTCGTGGCACGCCGCCGTTGCGCGAAGTCTTTTCGCTGTTGCTGATAGACTACCGCATGCGCAGCTTGGTGGTGCTGTCGATGATGGTGGCGCAGGCCTTTGTCTACAACGCCATCTTCTTTACCTATGCGCTGGTACTGACCCGCTTCTTCCAAGTGCCGGACAACCGGGTGGCGCTCTACATCTTTCCCTTCGCACTGGGCAACGTGCTCGGTCCGTTCTTGCTTGGCCCGCTGTTCGACAGCCTGGGCCGGCGCCGCATGATCTCGCTGACCTACCTCGCGAGCGGCATAGGGCTGGCGCTGATAGGCTGGGCCTTTCTTTCTGACTGGCTGAGCGCGACTGGCCTGGCAATTTGCTGGAGCGCCGTGTTCTTCATCGCTTCCGCCGCCGCCAGTTCCGCCTATCTCACCGCCAGCGAGGTCTTCCCGTTGGAGATGCGGGCGCTGGCCATATCGATCTTTTATGCGATCGGCACCGGCACCGGCGGCTTCATCGCGCCAGTGCTGTTTGGCTGGCTAATCGACAGCGGCGACCGCGCTTCGGTGGCGGCTGGCTATGGGCTGGGCGCGGCGCTGGCCATCCTGGCCGGCCTGCTGGCGCAGCGGCATGCGGTGCACGCGGAACGCAAGCCACTGGAGGAAGTGGCGAGACTGGGGTGA
- a CDS encoding BON domain-containing protein produces MQTPRLIAVIAAALIATGCAGMKGTADTSKASQQGAGQAMDDSAITARAKGALQADPELNAFKIDVSTTDGVVKLKGDIKSLALRRKAEALVKAVPGVKSIDNQMIITG; encoded by the coding sequence ATGCAGACCCCCCGCCTCATCGCCGTTATCGCCGCCGCCCTGATCGCCACTGGATGCGCCGGAATGAAGGGCACAGCTGACACCAGCAAGGCTTCGCAACAGGGCGCCGGCCAGGCGATGGACGACAGCGCCATCACTGCGCGCGCCAAGGGCGCCTTGCAGGCAGACCCGGAACTGAACGCCTTCAAGATCGACGTCAGCACCACCGACGGCGTGGTCAAGCTCAAGGGAGACATCAAGTCGCTGGCGCTGCGCCGCAAGGCCGAGGCGCTGGTCAAGGCAGTGCCGGGCGTAAAGTCGATCGACAACCAGATGATCATCACCGGCTAA
- the clsB gene encoding cardiolipin synthase ClsB, with translation MKENWIRGNRFTLLENGEAFFPRVFEVIAKAQREVLIETFILFEDKVGRELHATLLAAARRGVRVELTIDDWGSPDLSDGFISALIEAGVIFHVFQPAPKLFRRFHVFRRMHRKLVVVDGVRAFVGGINYSADHLADFGPEAKQDYAVEVEGPIVAHIHSFALAAVAGETPKRRWFHRRPKWPPLASLAPAGDARALFVWRDNQEHKNDIERQYRLAFRLARERIIVANAYFFPGYRFLRELRKAARRGVKVTLILQGNPDMAIVKTAASMLYHHLLGSGVEIYEYCKRPLHGKVALVDDTWATVGSSNLDPLSLSLNLEANVMIHDRAFNAQLSASLEKLMQHSCTRIDINDLTDSEAWRPIRTFFLFHLLRRYPSWAGFLPAHTPRLASLRAPASPDHAGDLNQSAMQ, from the coding sequence GTGAAAGAAAACTGGATACGCGGAAACCGATTCACGCTGCTGGAAAACGGCGAGGCATTCTTTCCGCGTGTCTTTGAGGTGATTGCGAAGGCGCAACGCGAAGTGCTGATCGAAACCTTCATCCTGTTTGAGGACAAGGTCGGGCGCGAGCTGCATGCAACGCTGCTGGCTGCGGCCCGGCGCGGGGTCCGGGTCGAGCTCACCATCGATGACTGGGGCTCGCCGGATCTGTCGGATGGCTTCATCAGTGCGCTGATCGAGGCTGGCGTGATCTTCCATGTCTTCCAGCCTGCACCCAAGCTGTTTCGCCGCTTCCACGTGTTTCGCCGCATGCACCGCAAGCTGGTGGTGGTGGATGGCGTCCGTGCCTTTGTCGGCGGCATCAATTACTCGGCCGACCACCTGGCCGATTTCGGCCCCGAGGCCAAGCAGGACTATGCGGTGGAAGTCGAAGGCCCGATCGTGGCCCATATCCACAGCTTTGCGCTGGCGGCGGTGGCGGGCGAAACGCCGAAGCGCCGCTGGTTTCATCGCCGTCCGAAATGGCCGCCGCTTGCTTCCCTGGCGCCGGCTGGCGATGCCCGCGCACTGTTTGTTTGGCGTGACAACCAGGAGCACAAGAATGACATCGAGCGCCAGTACCGCCTGGCGTTCCGGCTTGCGCGGGAACGCATCATCGTGGCCAACGCCTATTTCTTCCCCGGCTATCGCTTCCTGCGCGAATTGCGCAAGGCGGCGCGGCGCGGCGTGAAGGTCACGCTGATCCTGCAGGGCAATCCGGACATGGCCATCGTCAAGACCGCCGCTTCCATGCTGTATCACCACCTGCTCGGTTCGGGCGTGGAAATCTACGAGTACTGCAAGCGCCCGCTGCATGGCAAGGTGGCGCTGGTGGACGACACCTGGGCCACGGTCGGCTCCAGCAACCTCGACCCACTCAGCCTGTCACTAAACCTGGAGGCCAATGTAATGATTCACGACCGCGCCTTCAATGCGCAGCTCAGCGCGAGCCTGGAAAAGCTGATGCAGCACAGCTGCACCCGCATTGACATCAACGACTTGACAGATTCGGAGGCATGGCGGCCGATACGCACCTTCTTCCTGTTTCACCTGCTGCGGCGCTATCCTTCCTGGGCCGGCTTCCTGCCCGCCCACACGCCGCGCCTGGCATCGTTGCGCGCACCGGCCAGCCCTGACCATGCCGGCGATTTGAATCAGTCGGCGATGCAATGA
- a CDS encoding lysylphosphatidylglycerol synthase domain-containing protein, protein MNAGSDAASLAQRQQARPWWHWAKRLLKFCFLALIAYLLIKQARSVEWDKVMAAIYQRSALALLAAAGLAAASHLLYACFDLLGKHLTGHKLPARTVMGITFVCYAFNLNLGSLIGGVAMRYRLYSRFGLDSTVITRIAATSMLTNWSGYLLLAGLAFWWRPLPLPAEWKLDSSGLRLLGMAMVAMALAYVLLCALATQRDWTLRGHGITLPPWKLAVVQLLMSCTNWLMISGLVYLLLQQKIDYPTVVAVLLTAAIAGVVTHVPAGLGVLEAVFIALLSQQLGRNELLAALILYRFLYYLAPLVLACVVYFVTEARTQRRSP, encoded by the coding sequence ATGAACGCAGGCAGCGACGCGGCCAGCCTTGCGCAACGGCAGCAGGCGCGGCCCTGGTGGCACTGGGCGAAGCGCCTGCTCAAGTTCTGCTTCCTTGCCCTGATTGCGTATCTGCTGATCAAGCAGGCTAGATCGGTCGAATGGGACAAAGTGATGGCCGCGATCTACCAGCGCAGTGCACTGGCGCTGCTGGCAGCGGCTGGCCTGGCGGCTGCCAGCCACCTGCTCTACGCCTGCTTTGATTTGCTGGGAAAGCACCTCACGGGGCACAAGCTGCCAGCCAGAACCGTTATGGGCATTACCTTTGTTTGTTATGCATTCAACCTGAACCTGGGCAGCCTGATCGGCGGCGTGGCCATGCGCTACCGGCTGTATTCGCGCTTTGGCCTCGACAGCACGGTCATTACCCGCATCGCCGCCACCAGCATGCTGACCAACTGGAGCGGTTACCTGCTGCTGGCCGGGCTGGCGTTCTGGTGGCGTCCCCTGCCGTTGCCAGCCGAATGGAAGCTCGATAGCAGCGGGCTGCGACTGCTGGGCATGGCCATGGTCGCCATGGCCTTGGCCTATGTACTGCTCTGCGCATTGGCGACACAGCGCGACTGGACCCTGCGTGGCCACGGCATTACGCTGCCGCCGTGGAAGCTGGCGGTGGTGCAGCTGCTGATGTCGTGCACCAATTGGCTGATGATCTCCGGACTGGTCTACCTGCTGCTGCAGCAAAAAATCGACTATCCGACAGTGGTAGCCGTGCTGCTCACCGCTGCCATCGCCGGCGTAGTCACCCATGTGCCGGCAGGCCTTGGCGTATTGGAAGCGGTGTTTATCGCGCTGCTGTCGCAGCAGCTGGGCCGCAATGAACTGTTGGCCGCGCTGATCTTGTATCGCTTTTTGTATTACCTGGCGCCGCTGGTGCTGGCCTGCGTGGTGTATTTCGTGACCGAGGCAAGGACGCAGCGGCGCAGCCCTTAA